The genomic region TTAATATCTTGAGGAAGAGGAAAGTTGACCTGCACTTTATGAGAGCTAGATCAAGCAGAACTATAAATTAATCTGGAAGAGGTAGAGAAATTTGTCCCGAAAAAATAGAAAATCGACCTGGTTCAACAAGATGCATAAGAACTTTAAAACGAAGCTGGTGGTGTCCTTTATTGCGTTCTTGGCCATTCCTTCGTTAAGTATTGGCGTTTTATCGTATAGCAGTGCGAAGGATGAAGTGGAGAAACAAATTTTACATAGTGCGATGGAAAACGTGAACCTTGCCAGTGCAACCATTGATCTTTCGATCAATGCCAAGCGCAATCACATTCAATACTATGCGAGTACACTGGCACAGGAATTGCGTCAAGAAGATGCCGAGGTTCAGGTCGTGAATGAATTGAAGGGGTACGCTGCGCAGAACACCGATATCATCACCATAGGTGTGGGAACGGAAGCGGGTGTGTATCTGATGTCCTCCGATGCGGAGATGCCCAAAGATTACGATCCGCGAGTAAGACCGTGGTATACGGAAGCGATGGGAGATCCGGAACAGGTGATTGTTACAGATCCTTATATTTCTGCCGAGACGAATGAGATCACCATTACGATTGCCAAGGCACTGAATGATCAATCGGGCGTGGTCCAACTGGATCTCGATCTGTCCAATATCAGTACCTTGGTGAGCGGCATTAAAGTAGGGGAACAAGGTTATCTAATTCTGCTGGATGCCAGCGAAAAGTATATCTATCATCCGACGGTACAACCCGGTACAGATGCAACAGAAGATTTTTGGACACAGGTGTATACGAATGAATCTGGAAATTTCAACTATACCTTTGATCAGGCTGATAAAGTCATGTATTATGCTACGAATGCATCCACGGGATGGAAGGTCGCTGGCACCATGTTCTCTTCTGAAGTTGAGGATGCGGCTGCGCCTATCCTGAATCGAATGATCATCGTCATTGTGTCTTGCCTCGTCGTGGGTATTTTGATTATCTGGCTGGTGATGCGATCTATCATTAAACCGATCCGTCAGTTAAAGGACCAGGCGATTCAGGTGAGCGAAGGGGATCTAACCCAAACGATTACTTCCACAAGCCATGATGAAATTGGTGAACTGAGTGATGCGTTTGGCAAAATGCAGCATAATCTGCGTGTGTTGATACAGAATGTGGAGAACAGCGCCAGTCAGGTGGTCATCTCATCGGATGAAATGACTCAGAGTGCGGAATCAACCAGTGCAGCCAGTGAACAGGTAGCGCGAGCCATTCAGGAAATTGCGAGTGGTGCGGAGAAGCAGACCCAAGGTATTGACCATAACCATCAGGCCATGAATGAAATTACGATCGGAATTACACGAATAGCCGAACGTTCCATACAAGTTGCTGATTTGGCAAAACATACAACCGTACAAGCGGAAGAAGGCGGCAACACCGTCAAGCAGACGGTGGGTCAGATGCACTCGATTCAAGAAACGGTAGCACAGACGAATCAGATCATTCAGGCTTTATATGAACGATCACACCAAATTTCAGCGATCACGGAGTTAATCGGAAGTATAGCCAAACAGACCAACCTGCTCGCGCTGAATGCCTCCATCGAAGCTGCTCGTGCAGGTACGCATGGGAATGGATTCGCTGTTGTGGCAGCAGAGGTCCGGAACCTAGCAGAGCAATCTGGGCAGTCCGTCAATGAAATTACCGTGCTGACTACGGCAGTACAGGAAGACATGGCCGCTTCCGTTCGCATGATGGAGAAAGTGACCACAGAGGTTGGAGAGGGCATGGAAATCTCTACAGAGGCGATTCGGAAGTTTGAACGTATTCTGGATAGTATGCGGGAAACGACACCCCAGATTGAAGAGATTGCAGCTACTTCTCAAGAGATCACAGCAGGTGTTCAGGAAGTATCTGCTGTGTCCAATGAGCTGGCAGGCATTGCTTCAGGCAACGCCGCGGCATCCGAAGAAGTGGCTGCTTCCTCAGAGGAGCAACTGGCAGCAATGGAGCAGATTTCTGCCTCGGCTCGGGGCCTTTCTTCCATGGCTGAAGAGCTGCAACGCCTCATTAGACAGTTTAAATATTAAACGGGCATGTAGCAGCAGTATCAGAGAGTATCACACAGGGATGGCATCACATCATGTTTCATCAGAGGGAGTGGATAACCATGCAACTAGAACTCAGAGCCTTCTTACTGCTAACGGATGCGGTTATGATTACAGATGAGGATGGTGTGATCCTTGATGTGAATTCCGTCTATGTCACTAAAACGGGGTTCTCACGGGAACATATGGTAGGTCAGCCTGCTCGATTGTTAATGGATACCCACTGGAGAGGCAACCAGACCTGGTCTGGCGTAGCCAAACTGATGAAGGCTAATCAGGAAGTGTGGGATGCCCAAGTCACGATTACATCGGTACATCTGGATGATTCTCTCTTTTATATCAGTATATTTAATGATGAAATCTCATAAAAAAAATCGTTGTTTTGCGATAAGTGTATGTTAGCTGAAAGGGTCT from Paenibacillus sp. FSL R5-0341 harbors:
- a CDS encoding PAS domain-containing protein; translated protein: MQLELRAFLLLTDAVMITDEDGVILDVNSVYVTKTGFSREHMVGQPARLLMDTHWRGNQTWSGVAKLMKANQEVWDAQVTITSVHLDDSLFYISIFNDEIS
- a CDS encoding methyl-accepting chemotaxis protein, with the translated sequence MHKNFKTKLVVSFIAFLAIPSLSIGVLSYSSAKDEVEKQILHSAMENVNLASATIDLSINAKRNHIQYYASTLAQELRQEDAEVQVVNELKGYAAQNTDIITIGVGTEAGVYLMSSDAEMPKDYDPRVRPWYTEAMGDPEQVIVTDPYISAETNEITITIAKALNDQSGVVQLDLDLSNISTLVSGIKVGEQGYLILLDASEKYIYHPTVQPGTDATEDFWTQVYTNESGNFNYTFDQADKVMYYATNASTGWKVAGTMFSSEVEDAAAPILNRMIIVIVSCLVVGILIIWLVMRSIIKPIRQLKDQAIQVSEGDLTQTITSTSHDEIGELSDAFGKMQHNLRVLIQNVENSASQVVISSDEMTQSAESTSAASEQVARAIQEIASGAEKQTQGIDHNHQAMNEITIGITRIAERSIQVADLAKHTTVQAEEGGNTVKQTVGQMHSIQETVAQTNQIIQALYERSHQISAITELIGSIAKQTNLLALNASIEAARAGTHGNGFAVVAAEVRNLAEQSGQSVNEITVLTTAVQEDMAASVRMMEKVTTEVGEGMEISTEAIRKFERILDSMRETTPQIEEIAATSQEITAGVQEVSAVSNELAGIASGNAAASEEVAASSEEQLAAMEQISASARGLSSMAEELQRLIRQFKY